From the uncultured Flavobacterium sp. genome, the window CTGGCGACTGGAAATGGTTTGAAAACTATCTAACTTACGGAAATGGTATTTTACCGGAATCAATGCTTTATGCCTTTTTAACAACCAACAAACCTATTTATAAAAAAGTAGCATTGGATTCTCTTGACTTCTTAATGTCGAAAATGTTTGTGAATAAAAACTTCAAAGTAATCTCTAATAATGGATGGCTGCATAGAGATTCAGAACCGCAAGAATACGGAGAACAACCTATAGATGTTGCTTATACAATTCAAACTTTAAATTCATTTTATAATGCTTTTCACATTCCGGAATATAAAAACAAAATGAAGATTGCCTTTAACTGGTTTTTAGGAAAAAATCACCTGAATCAAATTATGTATAATCCCGTAAGCGGCGGAGGTTACGATGGACTCGAAAAAGAAAATATAAACTTAAATCAAGGTGCCGAATCGACAATATGTTACCTGACAGCCAGATTAGTAATGGAAAAGTTCAAACTATCAGAATCTAAAATGTTTCCGTTAATGAAAACCAGAAATGGCGCTGCATTCATAAAAAATTAACCGATAATAGACTAACCAAATACTATTAAACCCAGAAAATCTCTTTTTCACGAAAGAGATTTTTTGTTTTTATTTCTAATAGAATTATCAGGCATTTTAAACCATTTATCTTAATCGTTTAAAAAATAAACAATAAATAATTTGCCTATCTACTAATAGGTAGTATATTTGTTGAAAATTTATTGCCATGAAAACAAGAGAAGTAATTATAGATAAAGCAGATCAATTTATTAGAAACAAAGGCTATAATGCCTTCAGCTTTAAAGATATTTCTAATGACATAGGTATTAAAACGGCTTCAATTCATTATCACTTCCCTACAAAATCAGATCTTGGTGTAGCAACCATAAAAGAACATATTGCCAAATATGAAGGTTTAAAGCAAAAAGTCGCCAATGAATCTCCCTTAATAAAACTTGAATCTTTCTTAGCCGTTCATACTCAAATTCAGTATGAAAATAAAGTCTGTATTGTTGGATCACTGGCAACGGATTTAAATACGCTGGATGAATCTATAAAAGACGAATTAAAAATCTTTGCACAATTAGTACTTAGCTGGCTGACTGAAGTATTAACAGAAGGAAAAGAGCAAAAAATATTTGATTTTGAAACTGCACCCAGAACAAAAGCATTAATGATAATAACAAATATGATTGCCATTGTACAATTATCAAGACTTACTGATAAGAATGATTTTGAAATTGTAAAAGAAACTATATTAACAGAATTAAGACCTCACAAATAATGAAAAGAGTAGTAATAACAGGATTAGGAGCTGTAACCCCTATTGGAAATAATGTGTCGGAATACTGGCATTCTTTAATTAACGGAGTTAGCGGTGCGGCACAAATAACAAGATTTGATACTTCACTATTCAAAACCAAATTTGCGTGCGAGGTTAAAAACTTTGATCCTAAGCCTATTTTCGAGAAAAATGAAATTAGAAAATACGATCTATTTACCCAATATGCATTGTATGCAACTGACGAAGCCATAAAAAATGCAAACATTGATTTTGATTCTTTAAATAAAGACAGAATTGGAGTAATATGGGGTTCTGGCGATGGTGGTGTTTCTACTTTTGAAGAACAAATAGGCGAATACAAATTAGGGAATGGAGTGCCAAGATTCAGTCCTTTTTTCATTCCAAAAAGGATTATTAATATTGCTTCGGGAGCTATTTCTATTAAATACGGACTTCGCGGCGTTAATTATACTACTGTTTCTGCTTGTTCTGCCAGCAATACCGCAATTATAGATGCCTTTAATTATATTCGTTGGGGAAAAGCTGATATGATTATTAGTGGTGGTTCTGAAGCTTCAATTACAGAATCTTCTATTGGTGGTTTTAATGCCTCAAAAGCATTGTCTACCTTAAATGATAATTGCAGTAAAGCGTCACGACCTTTTGACACTACAAGAGATGGATTTGTTTTGGGCGAAGGCGCCGGTGCTTTGATAATAGAAAGCTATGAGCATGCGATAAAAAGAAATGCTGTAATTATAGCTGAAATTGTTGGAGGCGGACTAGCCGGAGATGCTTATCACTTAACAGGAACACATCCTGATGGTGAAGGCGCTATCCTGGGAATGCAGCTTGCTCTTGAAGAAGCCGAAATTACACCGGACAAAATCGATTATATCAATGCGCATGCTACTTCTACTCCAACAGGTGATATAAGTGAACTTAAAGCCATGGAAAAAGTATTTGGCATCAACCCAAATGCAAATATTAGTGCGACAAAATCAATGACCGGACATTTACTTGGAGGCGCCGGAGCAATCGAAGCAATTGCTTGTATAAAAGCGATTCAGGAAAACATTATACCTCCAACTATAAATACGCAAACTGTTGAACAAGACTTTACCAACAAATTTAATTTAACACTTGAAAAGGCGCAACCCAGAATCGTTAATTATGCGATGAGCAATACATTTGGTTTTGGCGGACATATTGCCTGTTCAATCTTCAAGAAATTTACAGAGTAGATTAGGTGCTAAGATGCTAAGGTTCTGAGACGCTAAGAAAAAAACTTAGAAACTCAGAACCTTAGCAACTTATAACCTTTTTTTAAAGAACTAACTCCATTTGAATGTTGCAACGTTTGTAGGGAGTTGCCAGACCATAAACTTTCTGAAAACCTAATTTATAATATAAATTAATTGCCGGTTTTAAGATTGTGTTACTTTCTAGATATATTTTTTTTGCTCCTTCTTCTCTTGCTCCATTTACAATTGCCTGACCTAGTAAGAAACCTATATTTTTGCCTTGTGCTTTTGGTGAAACAGCCATTTTTGCCATTTCAAAATCATAATCTGAATCTTTTGTTTTTATCAAAGCACAAACACCAACAGGTTCGTTGCAATATAAAGCCACATAAATTTTACCGCCTTTCTTTAAGATATATTCCTGAGGATTGTCTAAAGCTTTATAATCAGCTTCTTCCATTTCGAAATAAGTCGAAATCCATTCGACATTAAGCTGTCTGAAAGCGTCCTGATATTGAGGTTCAAATGGTACAATTTTTACATCCTGACTTTCGCGTACCTTTTTTTGTTCGTTTACTCTTTTAAACAAGCTTTTCTGATTCAGTAAAAATTCCCATTCCTCGAGTGCAGCCCAAAGATTATGACTTGCCTCAGTAATTAAACTATCTACAGCAGCTTCTACATCTTTGAGTTGAAGTTTTAATTCTTTTGAAAATTCCTTGCCTTGTTGCGTCAAACCAACAATATTTCGACGTTTATCGTTACTTTTTAAGCTTTCTTCGACCAAACCTGCAGCAATCATTTCCTGAATGATTTTGCTTACTGATGGTTGTGAATGTCCTATTTCGGTGGCAATTTCTGTAATGGTTATTTCTCTTTCTTCTATTAATGTATAAAAAACCGGAAACCATTTTGGCATAAAATTCATACCGTATGATTCATATATTTTAGCAGCATCGTCGGTTATCATTGCTGTCATTAAACGTAATCGG encodes:
- a CDS encoding bifunctional helix-turn-helix transcriptional regulator/GNAT family N-acetyltransferase; this translates as MEFFDKVGKVALGSRLRLMTAMITDDAAKIYESYGMNFMPKWFPVFYTLIEEREITITEIATEIGHSQPSVSKIIQEMIAAGLVEESLKSNDKRRNIVGLTQQGKEFSKELKLQLKDVEAAVDSLITEASHNLWAALEEWEFLLNQKSLFKRVNEQKKVRESQDVKIVPFEPQYQDAFRQLNVEWISTYFEMEEADYKALDNPQEYILKKGGKIYVALYCNEPVGVCALIKTKDSDYDFEMAKMAVSPKAQGKNIGFLLGQAIVNGAREEGAKKIYLESNTILKPAINLYYKLGFQKVYGLATPYKRCNIQMELVL
- the fabF gene encoding beta-ketoacyl-ACP synthase II produces the protein MKRVVITGLGAVTPIGNNVSEYWHSLINGVSGAAQITRFDTSLFKTKFACEVKNFDPKPIFEKNEIRKYDLFTQYALYATDEAIKNANIDFDSLNKDRIGVIWGSGDGGVSTFEEQIGEYKLGNGVPRFSPFFIPKRIINIASGAISIKYGLRGVNYTTVSACSASNTAIIDAFNYIRWGKADMIISGGSEASITESSIGGFNASKALSTLNDNCSKASRPFDTTRDGFVLGEGAGALIIESYEHAIKRNAVIIAEIVGGGLAGDAYHLTGTHPDGEGAILGMQLALEEAEITPDKIDYINAHATSTPTGDISELKAMEKVFGINPNANISATKSMTGHLLGGAGAIEAIACIKAIQENIIPPTINTQTVEQDFTNKFNLTLEKAQPRIVNYAMSNTFGFGGHIACSIFKKFTE
- a CDS encoding TetR/AcrR family transcriptional regulator, with translation MKTREVIIDKADQFIRNKGYNAFSFKDISNDIGIKTASIHYHFPTKSDLGVATIKEHIAKYEGLKQKVANESPLIKLESFLAVHTQIQYENKVCIVGSLATDLNTLDESIKDELKIFAQLVLSWLTEVLTEGKEQKIFDFETAPRTKALMIITNMIAIVQLSRLTDKNDFEIVKETILTELRPHK